The stretch of DNA GCCCTGCCATTATTCCAACAATTAAAGCACCTACATATCCTGTCTTTTTGCTTTTATTTGTCAAAATTTTACTTGGAACTACATTTATTACCTCCCAAGTTTGTAATGCCATTAAAATCATAACAATTCCTAAAAATATATTCCAAAACGGTCCGGATTGATTAAAAATTTTACTAAGCAGTGCAGCTAAAACTCCAAGTGTTGTATAAGTTATTGCCATTCCGATAGCAAATACAACGGAAGTTTTAAATGCTCTTTTAGTATCATCTTCTTTAGTTCCAGTCATAAAGCCGATAATTAAAGGAATTGATGCAAGTGAACAAGGTGAAATTGAAGTTAGTATCCCTCCAAGCAATGCGAGAATCGGTGCAAAAATACTAAATGATTTCAGGCCTTCTCCGATAATACTCTCTAAGTTACTTAACATTTTTTAACATCTCCTCAATAACTTGCTTTAATTCTTCATATTTAACAACGCCTTCTGAACCACCAAATTTTAATTCACCTGATTTTTTATCTTCATAAGCAACATAACTTATTTTCTTTGCCAATTCATCTGATGCTTTAAAAGGCGTTCCGTCCGCATTAAAGTAAAATAATGTAGGCGTTGCTTTTATAGGAAATTGTGAAGCAAATTCTCTTTGTTTTCTGATGTCAATAGTTTTTATGATTACTCTATCCTTATATTCTTCTCTCAGTTTTTCCAAAACCGGGTGCTGAACAGCACAAGCGTGTCAGCCATTTTGACTGAAGTCTAAAACCATAACTTTTTTTTGACTTTTTAAGTTTTCTAAAGTGATTTTTTCATCTGAATTTGATTTTTTTGAATCAGATTCTTTTGAATTTGAGTCTTTTTTGGAATCATTGTTTGCAGATTTTTTTTCAGTAACACTGTTACTTCCGGAATTTTCATTTTTAACATTTTTATCATTCATATAAAAGTTTTTAAAAATAAAAATCCCAAAAACTAATATTAACACTGATCCCAGCGCTATAATTTTCTTTTTCATATTTCTCTCTCCTTATAAATTTTGATAAAAATATACCCTGCAATAAAAACAAATAATCATAATCAAAAAGAAGAATGATAAATAAATTTCTAATTTCTTTAAATTTAGTACACCTGACTGTAGAAATTTTATTGTTTTTTAGTCATTTTTTATTTTTAAAGTTTATTTCCTTTTAACATCTAGCCATTAAACAAAGATTCTTCTTTGATACGTCGTTTTGACTGAAGCGTTAGCGAGATGAATCTATCCCTAACTTTGCTTGTTTAAAAGCAATAGTAGGTCTGACACAAAGATTGTTCAAATCTTTGATTTGAGTACAATCGACCGTGGAAATCTCATTTTTTTATTAAAGTATAGTCAACTACAATCATTACATATATAATCACTAGGCTTTATGAGATCTCTCCACTTCATTCGTTTCACTCATTTCGGTCGAGATGACGTATTGGGGACATCTCTTCGCAAAGTACTATGACGTGAGTTATTTTATTTTCTATGCAATTTTTACAATAATTTTTGGAATTTGTTTGCTTTTAACGTCTTGCTCTTAAACAAAAGTATTTGTCTTATACGTCATTTCGACTGTAGCGAAGCGGAATGGAGAAATCTCATACTTTTGCTTGTAAACAAGCAAAAGTAAATGTATCGTAGATACATAAAATGATAAATATCGATATTTCCAAGCTTTAGAAGATTTCTAAAATATTTATATCAAATGATACAAGTACTTCTTTAGAACTACTTGTATTTGCTAGCACAGAGCCTTAGGAGATCTCCAGAGTCATTGTACACAATGACTCCGTCAGACCTACTTTTGTTTACAAGTAAACAAAGTTAGGGCAAGATTGTCTACGCTCGAGATGACGTGTTGGGGGCTTTTCTCTACATTGTGCTATGACGTGAAGTATTTTATTTTTATATAATATTTTCAATAATTTTTTTGATACATTTTATATTTTTTTTAATATTTCTTTTAAAATTTGAAGTTTGTTTACTTTTAACGTCAAGCTCTGAAACAAAGCTATTTGCCTTATACGTCATTTCGACCGAAACGAAGCGTGCTGAGTGAAGTGGAGAAATCTCATACTTTTGCTTGTAAACAAGCAAAAGTAAATGTATCGCAGATACATAAAATGATAAATATCGTCATTTCCAAGCTTTAGAAGATTTCTAAAATATTTATATCAAATGATACGAGTACTTCTTTAGAACTACTTTTATTTGCTAGCACGGAGCTTTAGGAGATCTCCAGAGTCATTGTACACAATGACTCCGTCAGACCTACTTTTGTTTACAAGTAAACAAAGTTAGGGCAAGATTGTCTACGCTCGAGATGACGTGTTGAGGGCATCACTCTACTCAGTACTATGACGTGAATTATTTTGTTTTCTATGCAATTTTTAAAATAATTTTTGGAATTTGTTTACTTTTAACGTCTAGCCATTAAACAAAGGTATTTGTATTATACGTCATCTTGAGCGGAACGAAGCATCGCTGAGTGTAGTCGAAAGATCTCATACTTTTGCTTTAGCAAAAGTAAATGTATCGCAGATACATAAACTACAAAAATCCAATATTTAATTAAACCTTTGTGATTTTTCCCAACAAAAAATAGGCTATTCGCCTATTTTAAAGTTTTCCAATTGTATTTCATTTAATCCATCTTGTTTTTCTTGTTTTATTATATTTTCAAATAATAGAGTTTGAATTTTTTGTATGGAGTTTTCTAATTTTTCTCCCTTTACTAACTCAGATGTTACAAGTGAAGAAAATACATCTCCCGTTCCACATATTTTTATATCTATTTTTTTACTTTCAAACCATTTTATTGTATTTTCAGAAAAACATAAGGTATTAAGTATATTATTTTTTTCAAAACTTTTTATAATAATTCGTTTTACTCCCATTTCAAGAAGATTTTTTGCTATTTTTTCTACATCTTTTCTTTCTATTTCAGAAAATATTTTGTTATAATTGGTAAGCAACATTGCTTCCGTTAAATTTGGAGTTACAACATCTGCAAATTTCAAAAGTTCTCTATAAAAATCTATTTGTTCAGTTGTTGTTCCGGAATACTTTACACCATTATCCCCAAGTATTGTGTCTAAAATTACTTTTCCTTTAAATTTTTGTAAAATATCTTTTATTATTTCAAAAATTTCTTCATCGTCAATAAATCCGATATAGATAGCATCAATTTTTTGGATTTCAAATATTTTTTTAACAATTTCTGAAAAATTCGGCATATAAAAACTGATATAATCCTTATAACTCATATTCGATGAAAATATTTTTGTTGGAAGCCCAAAAACCTCGTGACCATTTTGTGATAATACAGAAATATTTGCCTTTAATGCCATATTTCCAACAACACAGTAGTCATTAAAAACCAAAATTTTCATCTATCTTATAGCCTTTTTTAAAATTGGCTTTAAAGCCTTTACCAATAACACGGCAATTATTACACCTACAACTGCATTAGTTGTTGAAGCCCACAATCTTTGTAAGCCTTTTGCCATCGCTCCCGCTTGAGGTAATCCTTTAACATATATATCCGTTATATAACTCTTTGATAGATATAAAATTACATAAGTAACAGCTCCTGTTATTGAACCTATTAAATTTTTCTTAAAGTTTTCAGCTTTTGCTTCATTTGAATAAGCGATTTTTCCGCAGATAAAAGCCATTAAAAACTTAAATGTAAATGTAAATGGTGCAGAAGGTAGATAAATCGGATTTATTAGGTCAAAAATTGCTGATCCTAAACCTGCTGAAAGTCCGCCTGCAATAGGTCCTAACAAAAGTCCGCATAACAAACAAAATCCGTTTCCGATATGTACTCTGGTTGCACTCGCACCTAATGGTATTTGAATTTGAATTTGTGATGCTACAAAAACTACCGCTGCCATTACTCCTATTAATGTTATTTTTTTTATGTTTAATTTACTTTCCATACAAACACCCCTTTGTTAATTATGACCGAATATAGTATAATATATCTATTGATACTCTTTGTAGTATCAAAATAATATTTTTTTATGGTGTCAGAATGTTAGTATTAAATAACGGCATACTTTATATGCAAATTTACGAATATTTCAAAAACGAAATAATAAATGGAACTTACAAGGCAAATACAAAACTTCCGAGCAAGAGAAATTTAGCAAAGGAATATAAAATTTCCTTAAATACTGTTGACAATGCCTATTCAAAACTTTTGGAAGAAGGCTTTATCTATTCAAAAGAAAGACAGGGATTTTTCGTTTCAGACGTTGGAGAGCTTTATGTCCTAGATAGCAAGCCAATCCACATAACAAAAGAAGAAGAAAATATCGAATATGACTTCTCATACAGTGGTGTAAGTGAAGAATTTCCTTATAAGATATTCAAAAAAATATCTTCAAATATTTTCGACAATAAGGATATTTTAGAGAAAGTTGATTATCAAGGTTATTTTCCACTTAGAACACAAATTTCAGAATATCTTGATAAATCAAGAGGTTTTAAGGCTGACCCTTCACAAATTGTAATTTCAAGTGGTTCAGAATATCTATTCCAAATTATTTTTAAATTGATTTCAGGAAAATTTGGAATTGAAGACCCCGGTTACAATATGCTTTCTAATATCATGGATACAAATGATATAAAATATGAATTTATTTCAGTTGACGAAAATGGAATGGATTTAGAAAAATTAAAAAAATCAAAATCAGATTTTTGTGTTATAACTCCTGCTCATCAATTTCCAACCGGAGTTATTATGAATATGCAAAGACGTGTTGAACTTTTGAATATGAAAAAGATAAAATATGTAATTGAAGATGACTATGACAGTGAATTCAAATACTCAAAAAGGCCTGTTCCTGCATTAAAATCAATTGATGTGAATGATAAAGTAATTTACATCGGTTCTTTTTCAAAGTCAATCTCACCAAGTTTTAGAGTTAGTTTTATGGTTCTACCCTTCGATTTGGTTGAAAAATATAATAAAATTTTTAAATTTTTCATCTGTCCGGTTTCAATTATGGTACAAAAAATGCTTACAACTTTTATAGAGACCGGAGAATTTGAAAAACATTTAAACAGAATGAGAAAAATTTATTCTAAAAAAAGACAATTATTAATAGATATGTTAAGTGAAAGAAAAGATATAACAATAAGAGGAGCAGACGCAGGACTTCATGTAGTTTTAGAATATCCGAAAAACTACTCGGAAGAATATATTGTAAAAAAAGCGAAAGAAAAAAAGATAAAAGTCTATGGACTTAGCTCTTATGGAACAAAAAGAGAAATTCCTTCTATTTTATTAGGTTTTGCAACACTTAGTGAAGAAAAACTAAAAGAGGGAGTAAAATTATTTTTAGAAATTTAGGAGGATATATGGAATTAAGAGAATTTGATTTTAATGAATACTTTGAAGATATAAAGAGAATCTTTAAGTCTGCAAACTGGTCAGCCTATCTGAAAGATGATGAAAAACTAAAAAGAGCTTTTGAAAATTCAATTTATCTTTTAGGTGCTTTCGATAACAGTAAATTAGTCGGCTTTATCCGTTGTGTAGGAGATGGCGAACATATACTTCTTATTCAAGACTTAATTGTAGATTCCAATTATTATAGACAGGGAATTGGAACAAAGCTGTTTAAGGCGGTTTCTGAAAAATATAAAGATGTTAGAACTTTTTGCCTTTTTACAGATATTCACGATGTCAGAGATAATGAATTTTACAAATCTGTAGAGATGGTAAAAATCGAAGAAAAAGATACAATTTCATATATTAGATAGTTTAAAAATTTCATTAAAAAAGCTGTGAATTTTTTCACAGCTTTTTATAATCTTCAGTTACTTTTTCTATCTATTTCAATTATTTTTCAACAAGTTCGGCAGATTTATAATTTATTTTATCTAAGAAAACGTCCAAAGTTTGATCTCCTGCCACTAATTTATATTTTTTATTTTCCCTAATATCTTTTGTACTTACTATAACCGTTTGATATTCCGACTTCGGTTTATATTCTGCTAAAATTTTTCCTGATTCATCTAAAACTTTCAAATCTTCTTTAGTCTTTTTATCAAATTTCATAAGCATACTTCCCTGAGTTGAAGAATCTCCAAAACTTTTAACCATTGAATCGTTTCCCACTCCGACGAATGTTCCACCGGTTATTTTTGCAGAACCTCTATAATTCATTGTCAAGTTTTCAGTATTACTTGAACTTTCGACAACTGTCTCTCCTCCGGTTACGGAAATATCACCCTTAGAATTTAATCCATTCTTTTCAGAATAAATATTAACCTTTCCTCCACTTATTTGTATATGCAGAGAATCCGGCTTAGTATCTTTTTTGCCACTTGCAAATATGCCATCATCTTTCGAAACAACCTGTGTGTTTCCGCCTCTTATGTCTATATTTTCACTTTCGATACCATTATCTCCACTTTTTATCTTTATATTTCCATTGTTAATTGTAACTTTCGAATTTGAATTTATTCCGTCTTTTCCGGCAGAAATATTAAAATTTCCATTTGCAATATACACACTACCCTTATTATCACTTCCGGTAGTTTTTAATCCTGTGCCTT from Parvimonas micra encodes:
- a CDS encoding thioredoxin domain-containing protein; the encoded protein is MEKLREEYKDRVIIKTIDIRKQREFASQFPIKATPTLFYFNADGTPFKASDELAKKISYVAYEDKKSGELKFGGSEGVVKYEELKQVIEEMLKNVK
- a CDS encoding PfkB family carbohydrate kinase — encoded protein: MKILVFNDYCVVGNMALKANISVLSQNGHEVFGLPTKIFSSNMSYKDYISFYMPNFSEIVKKIFEIQKIDAIYIGFIDDEEIFEIIKDILQKFKGKVILDTILGDNGVKYSGTTTEQIDFYRELLKFADVVTPNLTEAMLLTNYNKIFSEIERKDVEKIAKNLLEMGVKRIIIKSFEKNNILNTLCFSENTIKWFESKKIDIKICGTGDVFSSLVTSELVKGEKLENSIQKIQTLLFENIIKQEKQDGLNEIQLENFKIGE
- a CDS encoding cytochrome c biogenesis CcdA family protein: MLSNLESIIGEGLKSFSIFAPILALLGGILTSISPCSLASIPLIIGFMTGTKEDDTKRAFKTSVVFAIGMAITYTTLGVLAALLSKIFNQSGPFWNIFLGIVMILMALQTWEVINVVPSKILTNKSKKTGYVGALIVGIMAGLFSSPCSTPILVALLAIVASKGSLLWGVLLFLLYSIGNSILVVVAGTSAGFVGKVMSNKSYGKISDIVKIIFGIIILLIGIYFLYLGF
- a CDS encoding GNAT family N-acetyltransferase, which translates into the protein MELREFDFNEYFEDIKRIFKSANWSAYLKDDEKLKRAFENSIYLLGAFDNSKLVGFIRCVGDGEHILLIQDLIVDSNYYRQGIGTKLFKAVSEKYKDVRTFCLFTDIHDVRDNEFYKSVEMVKIEEKDTISYIR
- a CDS encoding carbohydrate-binding domain-containing protein, with amino-acid sequence MKANKLVVELFSLAILSGCLIACSKPTKEANTQSMQNMKVNRTNSNAKSNIFADDDYDAMIDEKNSTVLNLSDISKLKAKNVSVSGNVITISSGGTYILTGKLDDGRIVVNAKSDDKVRLVLKGVEISSTRGNPILVDNAKKTIITLASDTKNKLELKGEFNKEENKDSVIFSKSDLSFNGTGILNLFSPYGRGIVSQDKVVFVDGKYAMDTAGNTVSAKNSVAIADGKYDIKSGEKGTGLKTTGSDNKGSVYIANGNFNISAGKDGINSNSKVTINNGNIKIKSGDNGIESENIDIRGGNTQVVSKDDGIFASGKKDTKPDSLHIQISGGKVNIYSEKNGLNSKGDISVTGGETVVESSSNTENLTMNYRGSAKITGGTFVGVGNDSMVKSFGDSSTQGSMLMKFDKKTKEDLKVLDESGKILAEYKPKSEYQTVIVSTKDIRENKKYKLVAGDQTLDVFLDKINYKSAELVEK
- the pdxR gene encoding MocR-like pyridoxine biosynthesis transcription factor PdxR; this translates as MLVLNNGILYMQIYEYFKNEIINGTYKANTKLPSKRNLAKEYKISLNTVDNAYSKLLEEGFIYSKERQGFFVSDVGELYVLDSKPIHITKEEENIEYDFSYSGVSEEFPYKIFKKISSNIFDNKDILEKVDYQGYFPLRTQISEYLDKSRGFKADPSQIVISSGSEYLFQIIFKLISGKFGIEDPGYNMLSNIMDTNDIKYEFISVDENGMDLEKLKKSKSDFCVITPAHQFPTGVIMNMQRRVELLNMKKIKYVIEDDYDSEFKYSKRPVPALKSIDVNDKVIYIGSFSKSISPSFRVSFMVLPFDLVEKYNKIFKFFICPVSIMVQKMLTTFIETGEFEKHLNRMRKIYSKKRQLLIDMLSERKDITIRGADAGLHVVLEYPKNYSEEYIVKKAKEKKIKVYGLSSYGTKREIPSILLGFATLSEEKLKEGVKLFLEI
- a CDS encoding ECF transporter S component gives rise to the protein MESKLNIKKITLIGVMAAVVFVASQIQIQIPLGASATRVHIGNGFCLLCGLLLGPIAGGLSAGLGSAIFDLINPIYLPSAPFTFTFKFLMAFICGKIAYSNEAKAENFKKNLIGSITGAVTYVILYLSKSYITDIYVKGLPQAGAMAKGLQRLWASTTNAVVGVIIAVLLVKALKPILKKAIR